The sequence GCGAAAGCGGGGATCCCGTTTGTTTTCTTTCTTATTTGCCAACTCTTAAAGTGGAAAAGGTATACTTGTTTTTTATCTTGGTGGGAAGGGCGTAAATGAAGCGTAAGGCGCTATTTTTGGATCGGGATGGCGTGATCAACGAGGATGTCAACTTCGTCGGCACGGTGGAGCGGTTTGCCTTTAAGCAGGGAATCTTCGCTTTTCTTCGCGCCGTGCAGAGCCTTGGGTATCGGCTGGTTGTCGTCACCAACCAATCGGGGGTGGCGCGGGGGCTTTATACCGCGACCGATCATGAAACCGTGACCGCGCATATGCTGGCCGCGTTGGCGCATGAGGGCATCACAATCGATGCGGTTGAGACATGCTATCATCATAAAGATGGAACGGTTCCGCCCTATAACCGCGCCAGCTTTTGGCGCAAGCCGAACGCGGGCATGATTCTTGACGCGGCGCAGCGCCTTGGGATTGATCTCACGCGTTCCGCGATGATAGGGGATAGGGAAGGCGATATGCTGGCCGCGCAAAACGCCGGTATTCCCGTGCGGCTGTTGCTTTCGGCCTCGGCGGCGCTGCCAGAGGGGGCTGCGCGGATGGCCTCGTTTGACGAGGCGTTGGCCTTCTTAAAGAAAGCCTAGTTTGTCGTGAATCCGCCGATGTTGCGTAGGTAAAACTGGAACAGGATTGTCCTGCCCGCTTCAACATCCACGCGTTCGGTGTAGTTGCGCGAGGCCGTGACGCCTGTGCGGAAACATTCATCCTCATAGATCAGGCCAAAACCTGTGCTGCGCGGGCCGGGGGCTGGGTTGATTGCTTGCGTGTGGTTTGACGTCAGTGACCAGTATTTGGCAAAGGCGGAAGAAAGGCTATAAGTGACTTCCTCCATTCTATTGTTGGTGATGGTTGCCGTGTTCGGTTGATTGACGGAAAGATAATGGACAGACGGCCTAAAGAGGTTGGGGCCTGCCGAGGCTCTGACTTCCTGTTTAGAGAAAGTCAGGTCTTTTTGATCCAGACGGAAACCGTAGTTGATGTTGAAGTAACTGTTGGGCGCGATGTCAAGACGGCCAACGTAATCCGAAAGTTGTTCGGTAAGGCCCGACCCTTCGTTAAAGGAGGAGTCGCGGTTCAGGCGAAAGACTTGACCCCCCACCATTTCAATGCGTCCGCCGTTGGCGCCTGTAATCGCGTGGCGTAGGCCATAGGCCGCGCGCGTGCCGCCTTCCACGCGGTCATTGCCGGCATAGCGGTTGGGGGAAAACAGATTGGTTTCGTCAAACTCCATATCCAGACTGTCTTCATTGGGCAGCAGCGTGTGGCGCGAGACGCGTGGCGCGACGGAAAGAACGGCAATAGGCTCTAGCAATTGCTGATACGTCTCGCCATGACGCCCCAAAGGATAGCGCAAGGACAGATCGCCTTGAACAAAGGGGCGCGTGTGCACAACATTGGTGAAGCCGGTTCCCAGCGGAACATCGGCCATCGGCACATGATCCGCCCAATAGCTGTCCGAGCGAACAAGACCCGACACGGTTGTCAGGAAGCCGATGGACGAGGCCATCTGGCGCTCCCAGCCTCCCGCAAGCGACAGGCGGCGGGTATTCGCGCCTTGACGATTGGGATCGACATCGGTGCGGCGAGAGGTGACAAGCAGACCGCTGTTAAAAGACCAGCGTCCGCCCAGCGTTTTGTTCGGCTCGCCAAAGGCGCTGTATTTCATTTCAGGCGCGACGACAGGTTCGACCAGCTGGCTTCCGGGGCGCTGGTCTTTAAAATAGTACATATTGCCAGAGGCGTAGTTGCGGCCTTTAAAATTCTCGACATAGGCGCGGTTGACCAGCACGTCGTCGCCCGCAAGGCTATAGCGCTGCAAATAGCTTTTATCCGTCGTATAGGCGATATCGGTTCCCGCCCGCCATGTCGGCGTCAGGTCAAACAGCGTCGTTCCAAAAAGATGGCCGCGCCATTGCTGCCCTTTGTCGACCCCTGCGCTGCTTATAAAGTCTGTGCGGGCGACGCTGCCCGACCATTTCATCGAACCGTTGACGAAGCGATAGCGCCAATCGCCTTTCATTTGAAGTTTGTCCGTCGTGCTGAAAAGGGGTGTGACAACCAGATCGCTGTTAGGCGCGATATCAAAGTAATAGGGCGTGCGCGCCACCGTGCCCAGCGTGTTGTTAAGGCCTGCGGTAGGGGTCAGGAAGCCTTGCCTGCGCCGAACGGTGGGGTCGGGGTGCGAAAAATAGGGCGTATAAAAAACAGGAATACCGTCAAATTCCAACGTCGCATCGCGGTAAATCACGTTCTTGGTTTCCGTGTCATGCGTGATGCGTCGCCCTTTAAGTTGCCATAGGGGAGGTTTTTTCGGATCGTCCTTGCATAGATCGCAAGCGGAATAAATGCCGCGTTGGGTGATAAGATAGCGGCCTTCGTAACGCTGCGCGTCATTGGCAACCAAACGGGATTTGTCCGGAAAGTAGATGCCGACTTGATCGATGAAGCCTTGCTTCATGTCGGATGTCATTTCCATTTTGTCGGCAAACAAAATCTCTCCCGCTGTTTCGGTCAGGGCGACATGGCCGCTGGCCTGCACAACATCCGTCTTTTTGTTATAGGTGACGTTATCGGCGCGCAGCACCTTATCGTTCATGCTGACTTCCACATGGCCTTGCGCGGTCATAATTTCGGTGTTTTCGTCATAGGCCAGATGATCGGCCAAAAGCAGCGGCGGCGGCGACGGCGCTTTTTCGGCAGCGCAAGCGGGCGCATGGAAAGAAAGCCACAAAAGCGTAGCCGCCAAACCGAACAGAGCGCACCGTCGCGCATGTTTTAAGCTTCGTTTTTGCATGCCTTCTGCTTGCCAGAGTCTTGATAAAGGGCGTCAACTTGAAAACCCGAAAACTTTTTGGTCGCTTTGATTAACCTATCTTGGTCTTAGCCGGCTTGGCGACGAAAAACTTTTCGGGTTTTCAAGCGGACTGAGTATAAACCGACAAGAATGTAATGGGCTGAAAACTTTGATTATTTGTTAACTTTTTGCTCGAAGTAGAATGGCGCCCGCTGGGGGCCGTTTTTTTCGTATTTCCTTGCCCTTTGGGGGCGTGCCCCATACATTTGCGGCATGAAAAACAGCCCTTCCATCTTTTTTTGCGCCATAGGCGGCAGCGGCATGCTGCCGCTGGCTTTGATCATGAAAGAGCGGGGCTCTGCCGTGAGCGGTTCGGATCGCGGGCGCGATCAGGGGCGTACGCCAGAGCGTTTCGCCTTTCTGGAATCGCAAGGGATTCGCCTCTATCCACAAGACGGCAGCGGCGTAACGCCCGCCGTCAGCCGTGTGGTTGTTTCGACGGCGGTTGAGGAAACCATCCCCGATTACCGCGCCGCACTGGATTGCGGCCTTCCCATCGTGCGCCGCGCCGCCCTGTTGGCTGAGCTTTTTAATGAGGCCAAGAAGCGCGTGGCTGTGGCTGGAACCAGCGGAAAATCCACGACCACGGGCATGATCGGCTGGATTTTGCATCAAGCGGGGCTGAGGCCGACCGTGATGAATGGCGCGGTGATGAAGAACTTTGTGACGCCAGAAATTCCTTTAGCTTCCGCGTTGGTGGGTGATCCTGATCTGTTCGTCAGCGAGGTGGACGAAAGCGATGGCTCGATTGATGGTTTTACGCCAACAGTGGCTG comes from Bdellovibrionales bacterium and encodes:
- a CDS encoding HAD family hydrolase produces the protein MKRKALFLDRDGVINEDVNFVGTVERFAFKQGIFAFLRAVQSLGYRLVVVTNQSGVARGLYTATDHETVTAHMLAALAHEGITIDAVETCYHHKDGTVPPYNRASFWRKPNAGMILDAAQRLGIDLTRSAMIGDREGDMLAAQNAGIPVRLLLSASAALPEGAARMASFDEALAFLKKA
- the lptD gene encoding LPS assembly protein LptD — translated: MQKRSLKHARRCALFGLAATLLWLSFHAPACAAEKAPSPPPLLLADHLAYDENTEIMTAQGHVEVSMNDKVLRADNVTYNKKTDVVQASGHVALTETAGEILFADKMEMTSDMKQGFIDQVGIYFPDKSRLVANDAQRYEGRYLITQRGIYSACDLCKDDPKKPPLWQLKGRRITHDTETKNVIYRDATLEFDGIPVFYTPYFSHPDPTVRRRQGFLTPTAGLNNTLGTVARTPYYFDIAPNSDLVVTPLFSTTDKLQMKGDWRYRFVNGSMKWSGSVARTDFISSAGVDKGQQWRGHLFGTTLFDLTPTWRAGTDIAYTTDKSYLQRYSLAGDDVLVNRAYVENFKGRNYASGNMYYFKDQRPGSQLVEPVVAPEMKYSAFGEPNKTLGGRWSFNSGLLVTSRRTDVDPNRQGANTRRLSLAGGWERQMASSIGFLTTVSGLVRSDSYWADHVPMADVPLGTGFTNVVHTRPFVQGDLSLRYPLGRHGETYQQLLEPIAVLSVAPRVSRHTLLPNEDSLDMEFDETNLFSPNRYAGNDRVEGGTRAAYGLRHAITGANGGRIEMVGGQVFRLNRDSSFNEGSGLTEQLSDYVGRLDIAPNSYFNINYGFRLDQKDLTFSKQEVRASAGPNLFRPSVHYLSVNQPNTATITNNRMEEVTYSLSSAFAKYWSLTSNHTQAINPAPGPRSTGFGLIYEDECFRTGVTASRNYTERVDVEAGRTILFQFYLRNIGGFTTN